GCCTGGATCATGCTTTTTGGAATAACCATCTTTCCGCCCGTTCCTGCTTTGAATGGTGGTACGTCGCTGAGCTGGCAATTTTTTCTGTGCTTCCAGCTCAGCCGCTAATCTTTCATTGTGGTTCATTAGCTTTGCAACTTCCTCTGACAGAGCCTTCAGTTCAACTGCTGCAGCTGACGCTAATCCCTTAGCATATGAACTTTCTTCCGCAAGTTTCTTGTTCCGTAGTTCTAGCTCCTCCTTTGACTCGGTTACTTCAGctaatttctttcttagttCTTCAGTCTCACTTGCCTAGTAGAGGTAAAAGCATAAGATCAGCTTGCAGTGATGCATATGCCTACCCATTAGCTAATATACAGTAGGCAATCTTCACTTTCTCAGATATGGAGGGAAGAAATTGGATGGCAGCAAGTGCCCAGACTGCCTCTGTCCTTTAAATTTCCAATTTGAGAGAAACCCAACAAATTTCCAAGAAAATGTTGAACTAAGTCACTAAATGACAAGAACAATGCTCCTCTGATATGTGAAAGCCAGGTTATGAAGATAAAGAGctcatctctctctttctctctctctctctctctctctctctctctctctcacacacacacacacacacacacacaaccccgTGATCTACTTGTCACTTTGTTTGCTCGTTTTTGGGGTTCTATTTCTCAGCCTACTTCAAAACACCAATTTTGTGGTACCATAGCAGTGCAGTACATGAGTTCTGCTGCTACATAATTTTCACTAAGGAGCTAAACTTCAGAAAAAGGGAGACAGAGCATTGAACCTTAGCTTGCAGAAGTGAGGTATCATTTGAATCCTTTAGCACTGCACTTTCTTTGCCGACTTGAAAGCCCCCATGCAAACTTCTAGTTTCAGAGAAACCTTGTAAATGGCTTGTTAATGGACTGAAGTTTCTCTGTGCAACGGTATCTGAGAGCTGTTGTCGTAATGAGACAATTGTTGCTTGCAATTCCTCACATTCCAAGatctaataataatcattGTCAGTAAATGTTTAATCCAAATGATGAGTAAGTAAATGCTGTGTGGTAAATATAGCTGAAACAGGGTTGCACCTTTTGGTTCAGCTGTTCCTGGATTATCCGGTTATCAGCAGCTTTAACCtgcaaaaaagaatatgacaAAGATTTCTTGGGAAGTATCATAAAAGgagtttaattttgatttcaccTCCTCTGACCTAAGAGTAACTGTTTCAACAGAATCAACATAATAACCATGTCCATGATAAAGGATGGCTAAGCTCAGGCAATGATGATCGATGAGGATGTATCAATTCTATTTGAATTCTGAACgacaaaatttcaaactttcTAATCTTGTAGCTCCAAtgccaaaaaattgaaaaggaaatCCAACTTTGTAAATGACGTCAGAAATCGAAATCCcccaattttataaaagatttggGTCCACACATCCAAGTTACATTACCTCAAGTTCAAAAGACTTCTCATTCAAATGCGCCATTAGTTCAGCCACCGACTGCAGTTTGAAACAAGAGTTATTatagaaatttgaatttaaacaCTGAAGTACTtgatagaaaagaaagaaaatcttaaATTACTTGTGATTCTTCCAGTTTGTCCTTTTCACCATGAGGAATGATGGAATCCGCAATTTGCTTTCCAAGTGAAGCaatttgattgtttttattttgaatttcttctcTCAAATGTCTTATCTCCACCtcaaagaagaaagatgaaaaagGTATACTTTAGGATATCCATGAACTTTGAAACACAGAAGACTCAGGATAAAGAAAGATACTTGGATATGATCCTTCTCAGGATCTTGTGCAGCCTCTTCCAACAATCGTTTCAGGGCACTCATGTGAAGTGCCACTTCCCCAGACAAAATTTTATGCTGCTCCCTCAGAAGGTCAATTTCATCCATACTCTTTATGCTGATCTGATGGACATTATACAATGACAAAAGCACATAAGAAGTAATTAACTCAACTGCACACGAGCAGAGGCAtgtctttttaataaaatgaaagagaacTTTATAAGCCATGCAAGCACAATAGAGAGTTGTTTGCATGATATAAACAAAAGAGCTTCACAAGAAGAAAGTACACGAGAGTTCAGAAAATGCATGGGAATTCCATATGCATACCAATGGAGTCTCTTGTCCCAAATAATTATCCTCGGGCTCGAACACCTCTTTATTATGTTTCACATCAGCTAAACTGTCGGCAGATGGAGTGGTTTCGAGTAAAGAATGTGAATGTCTTGCTTCCATGTGAGTATTTGTGCTATCAGCTTGAGGAGTTGAAGGACTACTTGTTGATTTGACTCCACTAGATTTGTCGCTAGAGCTTGCCACGGTCCCTAAACCACCATCTCTTCTCTAGTAACCCAGAAAAACTAAGGTCAGTCTGTGAGGCACCATAGGTCGCACGAtctaattcaaaaatttcaccCAATTGAGCGCATCTAGCATATTTTTCATAGTAGCAGGACCATTATAACTAACTCCTTTTATTAGGAAcagaaaataagagaaaaagtttgaataagaaagaagaaagaaagaaggaaagtAAAGCTAACTCACTTAAAATGCTAAAAGAATGGAAGTAAATGACATCTTACACACCCGTAATTTTAACCAGCTCAGTAATCCATTCTTTTTGGtccttttctcttctcttaaTTTGTCATCTACAGTTTCAGTACTGCCATCAAGAGAAACGTACAGGTCCATATTTTCATCTTCCAAGACGAGGTCTCTTCTTCTATGTGGAAGATAAGCAAGCTGTCATCACATCAAAGGGAGGAAGCAGATAGCCATTAGAATGACTTATCACAAAAAGGCAGACTCAAAAGTCCATCCACCCACACACAACCAGACAGAAGAATCTTGGTGGACCAAGGGCTGGCAAGTCCAGGGTGATCTCCACCTCTTTTGTGCACAGTCCACTGTGGACCCACTGATATGTTGTGGAGATCATGGGGGTCGGGAGAGGAGGGGAAGTGGGAGTTAGATGAAATGTTGAAAAAAACCTCTTCTTCTCCAAAGGAATGTCTTCTCCTGAGTCCTGGGCGATGGGGAAATCTTGATGATGGTGAAGCTTTCGTGGATACAAGAATTAGTTTTGTCAGCCTCTGTATTCTGCCCATCAAAGCAGCTTtagcttcttcttcttgttccaGTCTTGACTGCAGTCGCACTTGACCATCTTCTAGCTTTAGGAGTCAGACAACCACAGTACTCTAACAAGTTAATACATGATAAAGGCTATGGGTAATTccataaattatagttatgGATGAACTATTGTGGTGAGGaccaaacacaaaaatatttacaccTTGAGGGAAGaaatagttgaaaattaaTAGTACCATTAAAATGCCAGTAAAATGACGTGACAATAAGAAGTGGCTCTCACTCAAGGAATGAACCAGACACAGCCATAGTTTCTAAAAACCACCAAAATTGGAATAACACACACAGGAGAGCACTTCAGCAGCAGCAAGAATATATTAAGTCACTTAGAAATTCTAAACTTTTTCCCAGGATCAGTTTATGTCAAAGgagttattttataaaaagccATCTGCTTCACTAAAATCTGATGGATTGTTGCAAGCCTCGCATAACATATAGCAATGATCAAGGCCCCAAAAGTTCGATACCTAATCAAATGGCATGTATTTGGAGTAAATGATCAAATCCTTCATCAAACTCCAATAAGATTGAGACAAGGATTGGCAGTTATATCATATATGGCTGATTCTGGATTTACGGTTAGGCCGTATTTTGGCTGAAGTTCTGGTGATAAGTTGGACAtgtgaaaaggaaaaggggagaaaaagaaaatatgaagatgatgagttctcaatagaaaataaatctaaaatttgaGTCCATACACATAggattttcaaacaaaaggtCCCCCTCAGTCATCAAATATATCCCACCACAAGTTGGTGCATAGATTGGGCTAACTATTGATGAAAGACTTGTACAAGTAAAGTATTGACGAAGGACTTGTGCAAAGAAAGTACAATCACCACATAATTACAAGCATACACTTCGTAGTAAGGAATGCAGCAATCATGCTCTACCTGTTTCTAACAGATTGTAAAAATGCAATTCAAGATGAAACCTTCAATGTTGAGAGGAAACACCTTCTGTTTGAGGAGCAGAATATCGCTGCCATTACTGGTATCTTTCATATGTGGAACTGTAACAATGCCTTTTTTCAGTTGTT
This region of Sesamum indicum cultivar Zhongzhi No. 13 linkage group LG4, S_indicum_v1.0, whole genome shotgun sequence genomic DNA includes:
- the LOC105159650 gene encoding kinesin-like protein KIN-7K, chloroplastic; the encoded protein is MASRQGLKSSKPSPKAVAAVSTNSPTSSTTSSSRQFLEPSIDGLSSPASSSAPSKPQYSYSESVSLDVERSKENVTVTVRFRPLSPREIRQGEEIAWYADGDTIVRNEHNPSIAYAYDRVFGPTTTTRHVYDVAAQHVVNGAMEGINGTIFAYGVTSSGKTHTMHGDQRSPGIIPLAVKDAFSIIQETPSREFLLRVSYLEIYNEVVNDLLNPAGQNLRIREDAQGTFVEGVKEEVVLSPAHALSLIAAGEEHRHVGSTNFNLQSSRSHTIFTLTIESSPYGANSEGEAVTLSQLNLIDLAGSESSRAGTTGLRRKEGSYINKSLLTLGTVIAKLTDGKSAHIPYRDSKLTRLLQSSLSGHGRVSLICTVTPSSSNSEETHNTLKFAHRAKHIEIQAAQNKIIDEKSLIKKYQNEIRCLKEELEQLKKGIVTVPHMKDTSNGSDILLLKQKLEDGQVRLQSRLEQEEEAKAALMGRIQRLTKLILVSTKASPSSRFPHRPGLRRRHSFGEEELAYLPHRRRDLVLEDENMDLYVSLDGSTETVDDKLREEKRTKKNGLLSWLKLRRRDGGLGTVASSSDKSSGVKSTSSPSTPQADSTNTHMEARHSHSLLETTPSADSLADVKHNKEVFEPEDNYLGQETPLISIKSMDEIDLLREQHKILSGEVALHMSALKRLLEEAAQDPEKDHIQVEIRHLREEIQNKNNQIASLGKQIADSIIPHGEKDKLEESQSVAELMAHLNEKSFELEVKAADNRIIQEQLNQKILECEELQATIVSLRQQLSDTVAQRNFSPLTSHLQGFSETRSLHGGFQVGKESAVLKDSNDTSLLQAKASETEELRKKLAEVTESKEELELRNKKLAEESSYAKGLASAAAVELKALSEEVAKLMNHNERLAAELEAQKKLPAQRRTTIQSRNGRKDGYSKKHDPGVLSSEIKRELALSREREHSYEVALTERDQIEAELQRKVEESKQREAYLENELANMWILVAKLKKSQGVDADEFTTENGKTGDI